In a genomic window of Lycium ferocissimum isolate CSIRO_LF1 chromosome 9, AGI_CSIRO_Lferr_CH_V1, whole genome shotgun sequence:
- the LOC132030651 gene encoding mitochondrial pyruvate carrier 1-like, protein MAAFKAFLNSPVGPKTTHFWGPVANWGFVIAGLVDTQKPPEMISGNMTSAMCVYSALFMRFAWMVQPRNYLLLACHASNESVQLYQLSRWAKSQGYLQQNAAKAE, encoded by the exons ATGGCCGCATTCAAAGCATTTTTGAACAGCCCTGTTGGCCCTAAAACAACTCATTTTTGGGGTCCTGTAGCCAACTGGGGATTCGTCATTGCT GGACTGGTCGACACGCAGAAACCACCAGAGATGATATCAGGCAACATGACATCAG CAATGTGTGTGTATTCTGCATTGTTCATGAGATTTGCATGGATGGTACAGCCTCGGAATTATCTTCTTCTGGCATGCCATGCCTCTAATGAGTCGGTGCAACTCTATCAACTATCACGTTGGGCAAAAAGTCAAGG ATATTTGCAGCAGAATGCAGCCAAAGCAGAGTGA